In Kineococcus sp. NBC_00420, a single genomic region encodes these proteins:
- a CDS encoding 5-oxoprolinase/urea amidolyase family protein, with amino-acid sequence MRFLPCGSDGLLVEVADLDEALALHASLTAGPPPGTTELVPAARTVLIRFQPLLTSAATLAAAVRDRSLSRGATATGTLVEIPVHYDGEDLAEVARTCGIDVPDLVRRHTAATWTVAFTGFAPGFAYLAGDDPVLDVPRRGTPRTTIPAGSVALAGRFGGIYPRASPGGWRLLGRTSATTWDVERAEPALLRPGMRVRFVETPEPPVPAVPPPVRCEPVEAPFLEVVAPGAQTLVQDLGRPGRSAEGLSRSGALDRAALRRANRLVGNAPDLAALEVVAGGLRVRAHGRLVLALTGAPAELTVTTPTATFPVAADRAFALDAGEELLVGSPAHGLRSVLAVRGGLAVTPVLGSRSTDLLSGTGPDPVRAGNHLPVGPSPRSPVTLGTAAVQDLPAGGEVVEIDVRLGPRDDWFTTGALDRFATQEWTVTPRSNRVGLRLDGEPLERRVPGELPSEGTVPGAIQVPPDGRPVVFGADHPVTGGYPVIACVAAHHLDLLAQVPPGARMRFRPTTPGGTSA; translated from the coding sequence GTGCGGTTCCTCCCCTGCGGGTCCGACGGCCTCCTCGTCGAGGTCGCCGACCTCGACGAAGCCCTCGCCCTGCACGCCTCGCTGACCGCCGGGCCCCCGCCCGGGACGACGGAACTCGTCCCCGCCGCGCGCACCGTCCTCATCCGCTTCCAGCCCCTGCTGACCAGTGCCGCCACCCTGGCCGCCGCGGTGCGCGACCGGTCCCTGTCCCGTGGCGCGACAGCGACCGGAACCCTCGTCGAGATCCCCGTGCACTACGACGGCGAAGACCTCGCCGAGGTGGCCCGGACGTGCGGGATCGACGTCCCCGACCTCGTCCGCCGGCACACCGCCGCGACCTGGACGGTGGCGTTCACGGGTTTCGCGCCGGGTTTCGCCTACCTCGCCGGGGACGACCCCGTCCTCGACGTCCCCCGCCGCGGGACGCCCCGGACGACCATCCCCGCCGGGTCCGTCGCCCTCGCCGGCCGGTTCGGCGGGATCTACCCCCGGGCCAGTCCGGGAGGCTGGCGGTTGCTGGGACGGACGTCGGCCACGACGTGGGACGTCGAGCGAGCCGAACCGGCCCTGCTGCGGCCGGGCATGCGCGTCCGGTTCGTCGAGACCCCCGAGCCGCCCGTCCCCGCGGTGCCCCCGCCGGTGCGGTGCGAACCCGTCGAGGCGCCGTTCCTCGAGGTCGTGGCCCCGGGAGCGCAGACCCTCGTCCAGGACCTCGGCCGTCCCGGCCGGTCCGCGGAAGGCCTCTCCCGGTCCGGTGCGCTGGACCGCGCCGCGCTGCGCCGGGCGAACCGCCTCGTCGGGAACGCACCGGACCTCGCCGCCCTCGAGGTCGTCGCCGGGGGGTTGCGGGTCCGGGCCCACGGACGCCTCGTCCTCGCCCTGACCGGCGCCCCCGCGGAACTCACCGTCACGACCCCGACCGCGACGTTCCCGGTCGCCGCGGACCGGGCGTTCGCCCTCGACGCGGGCGAGGAACTCCTCGTCGGGAGTCCCGCCCATGGGCTGCGGTCGGTCCTGGCCGTGCGGGGCGGCCTCGCGGTCACGCCCGTCCTGGGCAGCCGCTCCACCGACCTCCTCTCCGGTACCGGACCGGACCCGGTGCGGGCCGGGAACCACCTGCCCGTCGGCCCCTCGCCCCGGAGTCCGGTCACCCTGGGGACCGCTGCGGTGCAGGACCTCCCCGCTGGCGGGGAGGTGGTGGAGATCGACGTGCGGCTCGGCCCGCGCGACGACTGGTTCACGACCGGGGCGCTCGACCGCTTCGCCACCCAGGAGTGGACGGTCACCCCGCGTTCCAACCGGGTCGGCCTGCGTCTCGACGGAGAACCCCTGGAGCGCCGGGTGCCGGGCGAACTGCCCAGCGAAGGAACGGTTCCCGGTGCGATCCAGGTCCCGCCGGACGGGCGGCCCGTCGTGTTCGGCGCCGACCACCCCGTCACCGGCGGCTACCCGGTCATCGCCTGCGTGGCCGCCCACCACCTCGACCTGCTCGCGCAGGTCCCTCCGGGGGCCCGCATGCGTTTCCGCCCCACGACACCAGGAGGAACGTCGGCGTGA
- a CDS encoding DUF969 domain-containing protein codes for MLVLLGILVVVAGFALRLNPMLVVTVAGLVTGFLGGMTPVEVLNAFGTGFAGSRSVSIFLLVLPVIGMVERNGLQEQARRLVSKMSRLSTGGILAGYFVIRQVTAAIGLMSIGGHAQTVRPLVAPMAEAAAVRRFGPLPDAVSQRIRAFAASTDNVGAFFGEDIFVAVGAVLLITSFVDTTYGYTLEPLQLALWAIPTAVVALLVHGTRSLLTDRGLAREMAKFGTSEVAG; via the coding sequence GTGCTCGTTCTCCTCGGAATCCTCGTCGTGGTCGCGGGTTTCGCCCTGCGGCTCAACCCCATGCTCGTCGTCACCGTCGCCGGTCTCGTGACCGGTTTCCTCGGCGGGATGACCCCCGTCGAGGTGCTGAACGCGTTCGGGACCGGTTTCGCCGGTTCCCGGTCCGTCAGCATCTTCCTGCTCGTCCTCCCCGTGATCGGGATGGTGGAACGCAACGGTCTGCAGGAACAGGCCCGGCGGCTGGTGTCGAAGATGTCCCGGCTGAGCACGGGCGGGATCCTCGCGGGCTACTTCGTGATCCGCCAGGTCACCGCGGCCATCGGCCTGATGAGCATCGGCGGCCACGCCCAGACCGTCCGGCCGCTGGTCGCGCCGATGGCCGAGGCCGCGGCCGTCCGCCGGTTCGGGCCCCTCCCCGACGCGGTCTCGCAGCGCATCCGCGCGTTCGCGGCCAGCACCGACAACGTGGGCGCGTTCTTCGGTGAGGACATCTTCGTCGCCGTCGGTGCCGTGCTGCTGATCACCTCCTTCGTCGACACGACCTACGGCTACACGCTCGAACCCCTGCAGCTGGCGCTCTGGGCGATCCCGACCGCGGTGGTGGCGCTGCTGGTCCACGGCACCCGCAGCCTGCTCACCGACCGGGGGCTGGCCCGGGAGATGGCGAAGTTCGGGACGTCGGAGGTGGCGGGGTGA
- a CDS encoding GntR family transcriptional regulator codes for MEPQDRSGRAHRVADLVRDGILDGSYGVGSRLSEPELCTAFEVSRNTLRESFRMLAEERLVVHELNRGVFVRVPSEQDVHELYDARRLVECAAVRDHGRRTDGLADVAETLERAERLAAAGDWIGVGTADIDFHRALTALGSVRIEGLMQSIWNEMRLAFHVVGSPEDFHGSYLARNHVVLDTLLERGGVAAARELRSYLDEAEGRVLQAYRDRRSA; via the coding sequence GTGGAACCCCAGGACCGCTCCGGTCGCGCGCACCGGGTCGCCGACCTGGTGCGGGACGGGATCCTCGACGGCAGCTACGGCGTGGGCTCGCGGTTGTCCGAACCCGAGCTCTGCACGGCCTTCGAGGTCTCGCGGAACACGCTGCGCGAGTCGTTCCGGATGCTGGCCGAGGAACGGCTGGTGGTCCACGAGCTCAACCGCGGGGTGTTCGTCCGCGTCCCCAGCGAACAGGACGTCCACGAGCTCTACGACGCCCGGCGACTCGTGGAGTGCGCCGCCGTCCGCGACCACGGCCGGCGCACCGACGGCCTCGCCGACGTCGCCGAGACCCTCGAACGCGCCGAGCGCCTCGCCGCGGCGGGGGACTGGATCGGGGTCGGTACCGCCGACATCGACTTCCACCGGGCCCTGACCGCACTGGGCAGCGTCCGCATCGAAGGACTCATGCAGAGCATCTGGAACGAGATGCGTCTCGCCTTCCACGTCGTCGGTTCCCCCGAGGACTTCCACGGCTCGTACCTCGCGCGCAACCACGTCGTCCTGGACACCCTGCTCGAACGCGGTGGCGTCGCGGCGGCCAGGGAGTTGCGCAGCTACCTCGACGAGGCCGAAGGGCGCGTGCTGCAGGCCTACCGCGACCGCCGCTCCGCCTGA
- a CDS encoding LamB/YcsF family protein, with amino-acid sequence MATIDLNADVGEGFGRWELGDDDAVLATVTSANVACGFHAGDPATMTRTVASAKQRGVRIGAHVSYRDLAGFGRRYVDASEDELTGDVVYQLGALSGVARTLGAQVDYVKPHGALYNTIAHDERHARAVITALLSFDASLPLVGLAGSPLLERARAAGLTVVAEAFADRAYTPEGNLLSRRVPGAVLHDPQEIADRMVRWVSDGTITAVDGSEVPVAAESICVHGDSPGAVEMARAVRSGLEGAGVTVRAFAG; translated from the coding sequence GTGGCCACCATCGATCTGAACGCCGACGTCGGCGAAGGCTTCGGCCGTTGGGAGCTCGGCGACGACGACGCGGTCCTCGCCACGGTGACCAGCGCCAACGTGGCCTGCGGGTTCCACGCCGGGGACCCCGCCACCATGACCCGCACCGTGGCGAGCGCGAAGCAGCGCGGGGTCCGCATCGGCGCCCACGTCTCCTACCGCGACCTCGCCGGGTTCGGCCGCCGCTACGTCGACGCGAGCGAGGACGAACTCACCGGGGACGTCGTCTACCAGCTCGGCGCCCTGTCCGGCGTCGCCCGCACGCTGGGCGCGCAGGTCGACTACGTGAAACCCCACGGCGCCCTCTACAACACCATCGCCCACGACGAACGGCACGCCCGCGCGGTCATCACCGCACTGCTCAGCTTCGACGCGTCCCTCCCCCTCGTCGGCCTCGCCGGGTCACCGCTGCTGGAGCGGGCCCGTGCCGCGGGACTCACGGTCGTCGCCGAGGCGTTCGCCGACCGGGCCTACACCCCCGAGGGGAACCTCCTCTCCCGACGTGTTCCCGGGGCAGTGCTGCACGACCCGCAGGAGATCGCCGACCGGATGGTGCGGTGGGTGAGCGACGGGACCATCACGGCCGTGGACGGTTCCGAGGTGCCCGTCGCGGCCGAGTCCATCTGCGTCCACGGCGACTCACCCGGCGCGGTCGAGATGGCCCGGGCCGTGCGCAGCGGACTCGAGGGTGCGGGCGTCACCGTCCGCGCCTTCGCCGGTTGA
- a CDS encoding sugar-binding transcriptional regulator, with product MVKGPKGDSRFPLALAHTAATLYYLQDATQAEIAERLGTSRATVSRLLQEARDRGLVRIEVLPLPREDPDDLAERLRTALGLEGVWLSPATTTQHVAEAVSPVLAVLLAGLGLVAGDVLLVSSGRTAYEIARRELPALPGVVVAPMVGGQDEAEAWYQTNEITRRVAAAVGGTPRFLHAPAFPGRGLRRSLVADPEFKRFTALWESARCAVMGVGAPPLQRDSIPSFVPTAETPLRDAVGDVASRFYDAHGVEISYDGADRLIAIPLDVLRAVPHRIAVVYGAVKVPSVLAGARGGFFNHLVTDPATAAKLLTAA from the coding sequence GTGGTCAAGGGACCCAAGGGAGACAGCCGGTTCCCACTGGCGCTGGCGCACACCGCCGCGACGCTCTACTACCTGCAGGACGCGACCCAGGCCGAGATCGCGGAGCGACTGGGCACGTCCCGCGCGACCGTGAGCCGTCTGCTGCAGGAGGCGCGGGACCGGGGACTGGTCCGCATCGAGGTGCTGCCGCTCCCCCGGGAGGACCCCGACGACCTCGCGGAACGGCTGCGCACGGCCCTCGGGCTGGAGGGGGTCTGGCTGTCGCCCGCCACCACGACCCAGCACGTGGCCGAGGCCGTCTCGCCCGTCCTGGCCGTGCTGCTCGCCGGCCTCGGCCTCGTCGCCGGGGACGTGCTCCTGGTCTCCTCGGGGCGGACCGCCTACGAGATCGCCCGACGCGAACTGCCCGCGTTGCCGGGCGTCGTCGTGGCCCCGATGGTCGGCGGCCAGGACGAGGCCGAGGCCTGGTACCAGACCAACGAGATCACCCGTCGCGTCGCCGCCGCCGTGGGCGGGACCCCGCGGTTCCTGCACGCTCCCGCGTTCCCGGGGCGCGGGCTGCGGCGCAGCCTGGTCGCGGACCCGGAGTTCAAGCGGTTCACCGCGCTCTGGGAGAGCGCCCGGTGCGCGGTCATGGGCGTGGGCGCCCCTCCGCTGCAGCGCGACTCGATCCCGAGCTTCGTCCCCACCGCGGAGACCCCGTTGCGCGACGCCGTCGGCGACGTCGCCTCCCGCTTCTACGACGCGCACGGCGTGGAGATCTCCTACGACGGCGCCGACCGCCTCATCGCGATCCCGCTCGACGTGCTGCGGGCCGTCCCGCACCGCATCGCCGTCGTCTACGGGGCGGTGAAGGTGCCGAGCGTCCTCGCCGGCGCCCGCGGCGGCTTCTTCAACCACCTCGTCACCGACCCGGCGACGGCCGCCAAGCTCCTCACGGCGGCGTGA
- a CDS encoding DUF2891 domain-containing protein produces the protein MLAPLAGRLARTAVANVRREFPHAPGTELRGPGDLVRPRAAHPAFHGCYDWHSAVHTHWLLVFLLEHHPEEIDVEAVRAVLDDHLTAADLERETLALVTSPGFERPYGWAWLVTLAAQCRAWTGANPAWGSALRPAADAVADLVLDWLPRAGRPVRAGTHANSAFSLGLLLDAAPVLGRDDLADAVRATATDWFLPDRDAPLTWEPSGEDFLSPGLAEADLVRRLLPAEEFPPWLQGFWPGLAQGEPRTLLEPVAVPDRLDGRLGHLDGLNLSRAAALADLAAALDPTDSRRGVLSGAADVHLGRGLEALSADGYASTHWLGTFAARALAARAGDLGGPRPR, from the coding sequence ATGCTCGCCCCGCTCGCCGGGCGGTTGGCCCGGACGGCCGTGGCGAACGTGCGGCGGGAGTTCCCCCACGCGCCGGGGACGGAACTCCGGGGTCCCGGGGACCTGGTCCGGCCGAGGGCGGCGCACCCGGCCTTCCACGGGTGCTACGACTGGCACTCCGCCGTGCACACGCACTGGCTGCTGGTGTTCCTCCTCGAGCACCACCCCGAGGAGATCGACGTCGAGGCGGTGCGGGCCGTTCTCGACGACCACCTCACCGCGGCCGACCTCGAACGCGAGACCCTCGCCCTGGTGACGTCGCCGGGTTTCGAACGGCCCTACGGCTGGGCCTGGCTGGTGACCCTCGCCGCGCAGTGCCGGGCCTGGACCGGTGCGAACCCCGCCTGGGGATCGGCGCTGCGCCCCGCGGCCGACGCCGTCGCCGACCTCGTCCTCGACTGGCTGCCGCGGGCGGGGCGTCCGGTGCGCGCCGGAACCCACGCGAACTCCGCGTTCTCGCTCGGCCTGCTCCTCGACGCGGCTCCCGTGCTGGGCCGGGACGACCTGGCCGACGCCGTGCGCGCCACGGCCACGGACTGGTTCCTGCCCGACCGGGACGCCCCCCTGACCTGGGAACCGTCGGGAGAGGACTTCCTCTCGCCGGGTCTGGCCGAGGCCGACCTGGTGCGACGGTTGCTCCCCGCCGAGGAGTTCCCGCCGTGGCTGCAGGGGTTCTGGCCGGGACTGGCGCAGGGGGAACCCCGGACCCTGCTCGAACCGGTCGCGGTGCCCGACCGGTTGGACGGCCGCCTCGGCCACCTCGACGGGCTGAACCTCTCGCGCGCGGCCGCCCTGGCGGACCTGGCCGCCGCGCTGGACCCGACCGACTCGAGGCGGGGCGTCCTCTCCGGGGCCGCCGACGTGCACCTCGGGCGGGGCCTGGAGGCGTTGTCCGCCGACGGCTACGCCAGCACTCACTGGCTGGGGACGTTCGCGGCGCGGGCCCTCGCCGCTCGGGCGGGCGACCTCGGCGGACCTCGGCCACGATGA
- a CDS encoding alcohol dehydrogenase catalytic domain-containing protein has protein sequence MTGTEPQTMRAVVVHGPEDYRLEEIPVPVAGPGEILLKVEAVGICASDLKCYHGAAKFWGDENRPAWTETGVVPGHEFTGRVVGIDAEATARWGVSEGDRVVAEQIVPCWNCRYCNTGNYHMCQPHDMFGFKRRTPGAMAEYMVLPKEALVHKAPSDLPPWQVAYAEPLSCALHAVERANIRFDDTVVIAGCGPIGLGMIAGAAAKFPKRIIALDALPQKLELAKKCGADLTLNITEVDVVQTVKDLTDGYGADVYIEGTGHPSAVAQGLNLLRKLGTFVEYSVFKDPVSVDWSIISDDKELNVLGAHLGQNTWPAALKLIASGRLPLDEICSHQLPLEEFQKGLDLVADSANSVKVSIVPGLS, from the coding sequence ATGACCGGCACTGAACCACAGACCATGCGAGCCGTCGTGGTGCACGGACCGGAGGACTACCGCCTCGAGGAGATCCCCGTCCCGGTCGCGGGACCGGGGGAGATCCTGCTGAAGGTCGAGGCCGTCGGCATCTGCGCCAGCGACCTGAAGTGCTACCACGGCGCCGCGAAGTTCTGGGGCGACGAGAACCGCCCGGCGTGGACCGAGACCGGGGTCGTCCCCGGACACGAGTTCACCGGCCGCGTCGTCGGGATCGACGCCGAGGCGACCGCCCGCTGGGGCGTGTCGGAAGGCGACCGCGTCGTCGCCGAGCAGATCGTCCCGTGCTGGAACTGCCGCTACTGCAACACCGGCAACTACCACATGTGCCAGCCGCACGACATGTTCGGGTTCAAGCGCCGCACCCCGGGCGCCATGGCCGAGTACATGGTCCTGCCGAAGGAGGCGCTGGTCCACAAGGCGCCCTCGGACCTCCCGCCGTGGCAGGTCGCCTACGCCGAACCGCTGTCCTGCGCGCTGCACGCCGTCGAGCGGGCGAACATCCGCTTCGACGACACCGTCGTCATCGCCGGCTGCGGCCCGATCGGCCTCGGCATGATCGCCGGTGCGGCCGCGAAGTTCCCGAAGCGCATCATCGCCCTCGACGCGCTGCCGCAGAAGCTGGAACTGGCGAAGAAGTGCGGGGCCGACCTCACCCTGAACATCACCGAGGTCGACGTGGTCCAGACCGTCAAGGACCTCACTGACGGCTACGGTGCCGACGTCTACATCGAGGGGACCGGTCACCCGTCGGCGGTGGCGCAGGGCCTGAACCTGTTGCGCAAGCTCGGGACCTTCGTCGAGTACTCGGTGTTCAAGGACCCGGTGTCGGTCGACTGGTCGATCATCAGCGACGACAAGGAACTGAACGTCCTGGGGGCCCACCTGGGGCAGAACACCTGGCCCGCCGCGCTCAAGCTCATCGCCTCGGGCCGGCTGCCGCTGGACGAGATCTGCTCCCACCAGCTGCCGCTGGAAGAGTTCCAGAAGGGACTCGACCTCGTGGCCGACTCGGCGAACTCCGTCAAGGTGTCCATCGTCCCGGGGTTGTCGTGA
- a CDS encoding acetyl/propionyl/methylcrotonyl-CoA carboxylase subunit alpha, giving the protein MKKVLIANRGEIAVRIARGCADYGIASVAVYADADADALHVRTATEAWALPGTTPAQTYLDAAKLLAVARASGADAVHPGYGFLSEDAGFARAVEDAGLTWIGPTPDTIERLGDKTAAREIARSVGAPLAAGTPGPVSGVEEVLAFAREHGLPLVVKAAFGGGGRGMRVVHDLEEVPEAYDSAVREAVAAFGRGECFVEQYLERPRHVEAQVVGDGRGSVVVVGTRDCSVQRRNQKLVEEAPAPFLTAAQHEAVVTAAQKICAAVDYRGAGTVEFLVGAGGVVSFLEVNTRLQVEHPVTEETTGIDLVRQQFLVADGLPLEVTETPAPRGHAFEFRLNAEDPGRGFLPTPGAVERLDLPGGPGVRVDSGVTTGSVVAPAFDSLVAKLVVHGRDRRHALRRARQALAELRLDGFPTVAGFHRRLLEDPAFTDDFAVHTRWIETECDWLGDLAADRPLPPSDDAVVRTWVELDGRRFTLALPAGLAQANPAPVAPRAVTDDAVLSAPVGGSLVGWDVVDGQEVRVGEHLGAIEAMKMETPLLAHRAGRIQLTATPGRQFHEGAELARIG; this is encoded by the coding sequence GTGAAGAAGGTCCTCATCGCCAACCGCGGCGAGATCGCGGTCCGCATCGCCCGCGGCTGCGCCGACTACGGCATCGCCTCCGTCGCGGTCTACGCCGACGCCGACGCCGACGCGCTGCACGTCCGCACCGCCACCGAGGCGTGGGCGCTGCCCGGGACCACCCCCGCGCAGACCTACCTCGACGCGGCGAAGCTCCTCGCGGTGGCGCGCGCCAGCGGTGCCGACGCCGTCCACCCCGGGTACGGGTTCCTCTCCGAGGACGCGGGGTTCGCCCGCGCCGTCGAGGACGCCGGGCTCACGTGGATCGGTCCGACCCCCGACACGATCGAACGGCTCGGCGACAAGACCGCCGCCCGCGAGATCGCCCGCTCGGTGGGCGCACCGCTGGCCGCGGGCACCCCCGGGCCGGTGTCCGGGGTCGAGGAGGTCCTGGCGTTCGCGCGCGAGCACGGGCTGCCCCTGGTCGTAAAGGCCGCGTTCGGCGGTGGCGGTCGGGGGATGCGCGTCGTGCACGACCTCGAGGAGGTCCCCGAGGCCTACGACTCCGCCGTCCGCGAGGCCGTGGCCGCGTTCGGACGCGGTGAGTGCTTCGTCGAGCAGTACCTGGAACGCCCGCGACACGTCGAGGCACAGGTCGTGGGTGACGGCCGTGGGAGCGTCGTGGTCGTCGGCACCCGGGACTGCTCGGTCCAGCGGCGCAACCAGAAACTCGTCGAGGAGGCCCCGGCACCGTTCCTCACCGCGGCGCAGCACGAGGCCGTCGTGACTGCGGCGCAGAAGATCTGCGCCGCGGTCGACTACCGCGGCGCGGGGACGGTGGAGTTCCTCGTCGGGGCGGGTGGGGTGGTCTCGTTCCTCGAGGTGAACACCCGCCTGCAGGTGGAGCACCCGGTCACCGAGGAGACCACCGGGATCGACCTGGTGCGCCAGCAGTTCCTCGTCGCCGACGGCCTGCCGCTGGAGGTCACGGAGACCCCCGCACCCCGCGGGCACGCGTTCGAGTTCCGCCTCAACGCCGAGGACCCGGGTCGGGGTTTCCTGCCCACCCCCGGCGCGGTGGAACGTCTCGACCTGCCCGGCGGTCCAGGGGTCCGCGTCGACAGCGGGGTCACGACGGGTTCCGTCGTGGCCCCGGCGTTCGACTCGCTGGTGGCGAAGCTCGTCGTCCACGGCCGCGACCGTCGGCACGCGCTGCGCCGGGCCCGCCAGGCGTTGGCGGAACTGCGCCTCGACGGTTTCCCGACCGTCGCGGGTTTCCACCGCCGACTCCTGGAGGACCCCGCGTTCACCGACGACTTCGCGGTGCACACGCGCTGGATCGAGACCGAGTGCGACTGGCTCGGCGACCTCGCCGCGGACCGACCGCTTCCCCCCTCCGACGACGCGGTGGTCCGCACCTGGGTGGAACTCGACGGCCGGCGGTTCACCCTCGCCCTGCCCGCGGGTCTCGCTCAGGCGAACCCGGCACCCGTCGCCCCGCGAGCGGTGACCGACGACGCCGTGCTGAGCGCTCCGGTCGGCGGCAGTCTGGTGGGCTGGGACGTCGTCGACGGCCAGGAGGTCCGGGTGGGTGAGCACCTCGGCGCGATCGAGGCCATGAAGATGGAGACCCCGCTGCTCGCCCACCGCGCGGGCCGGATCCAGCTGACCGCGACGCCGGGCCGGCAGTTCCACGAGGGGGCCGAACTCGCCCGGATCGGGTGA
- a CDS encoding DUF979 domain-containing protein, translating to MIRVEWFYWVMGFFFLVVGALVARDRSNPRRATSGAFWALLGLCFPYSSFVVAQTAPGWPLGLAIVAIAAIAGTGRLARSGSAAGGGTAAVVDGPASPAGRAGTTLLATREVLAARFGNRLFVPVLIIPVVTALCATVGKDITVGGQPLLQSGSETVIGLAAAGIIAVPVGMWLFRQRTPALALTEGRRLTEDLGWALVLPQLLSVLGLVFATAGVGDAIGTTVSAVLPDGALLPAVILYCVGMAVFTVVMGNAFAAFPVLTAAIGYPVLVEAMGGNPPVVFAIGMLSGYCGTLCTPMAANFNVVPVALLELRSNYAVIRQQIPTAVPLLVANVVLMYFLAF from the coding sequence GTGATCCGCGTCGAGTGGTTCTACTGGGTGATGGGGTTCTTCTTCCTCGTCGTCGGCGCCCTCGTCGCCCGCGACCGGAGCAACCCCCGCCGGGCCACGAGCGGCGCGTTCTGGGCGTTGCTCGGCCTCTGCTTCCCCTACAGCTCGTTCGTCGTGGCGCAGACCGCGCCGGGGTGGCCGCTCGGACTCGCGATCGTCGCCATCGCCGCGATCGCGGGGACGGGTCGGTTGGCGCGCAGCGGGTCCGCCGCGGGCGGAGGGACGGCCGCGGTCGTCGACGGCCCCGCTTCCCCGGCCGGTCGTGCGGGGACGACGCTGCTCGCGACGCGCGAGGTGCTCGCCGCCCGGTTCGGGAACCGTCTCTTCGTCCCGGTCCTCATCATCCCGGTCGTGACCGCGTTGTGCGCCACGGTGGGCAAGGACATCACCGTCGGCGGTCAGCCGTTGCTCCAGAGCGGCAGCGAGACCGTCATCGGTCTCGCCGCGGCGGGGATCATCGCGGTCCCGGTCGGGATGTGGTTGTTCCGGCAACGGACGCCGGCCCTCGCCCTGACCGAAGGACGTCGCCTCACCGAGGACCTCGGCTGGGCCCTCGTCCTGCCGCAGTTGCTGTCGGTGCTCGGGCTCGTGTTCGCGACCGCCGGGGTCGGGGACGCCATCGGCACCACGGTCTCGGCCGTCCTGCCGGACGGCGCGCTGCTGCCGGCGGTGATCCTCTACTGCGTCGGCATGGCGGTGTTCACCGTCGTCATGGGCAACGCCTTCGCGGCCTTCCCGGTGCTCACCGCGGCGATCGGCTACCCGGTGCTCGTCGAGGCCATGGGCGGGAACCCGCCGGTGGTGTTCGCGATCGGGATGCTGTCGGGGTACTGCGGGACGCTCTGCACCCCGATGGCCGCGAACTTCAACGTCGTCCCCGTGGCGTTGCTGGAACTGAGGAGCAACTACGCCGTGATCCGGCAGCAGATCCCGACGGCCGTCCCGCTGCTCGTCGCGAACGTCGTCCTGATGTACTTCCTGGCCTTCTGA